ATAACCAGCGGCTGTTATGTAACAGGCAAGCCGGTAATACTTGGCGGTATCCTTGGCAGAAAAGAAGCGACCGGCAGAGGCGTCGCGTACACAACAGTGGCTGCATGTGAGAAACTTGGATTTGATATAAAGAAAATGCGTATAGCGGTTCAGGGGTTCGGCAATGTCGGGTCTATAGCGGCATTGATACTTTCGGAATTTGGAGTAAAAATTGTTGCTGTATCCGATGTAACCGGCGGTCTTTACGACGAACAGGGCATAGACATAAAACATTTGTTTGAATATGTTAAGAAAAACGGTCAGATTTACGGTTATCCTTCAGCCAAAGAATGCACAAATGAGGATGTTCTTACCTGTGATTGCGATATTCTTGTTCCGGCAGCGACTCAATCGGTGATAACCTCTGATATAGCTGAAAAAGTCAAGGCAAAGATTATAGCCGAAGGGGCAAATTCGCCGACGGTTCCTGATGCGGATGAGGTGTTAGATAAAAAGAAAGTGTTTATAATACCGGATATTTTGTGTAATTCCGGCGGTGTTTTTGTGTCGTATCTTGAATATACGCAGGAAACGCAGCGTGAGCAGATGACTCTCGAAGCGGTTAACGGCAGACTTAACGATAGAATTGTCAGCAAGTTTAATGAGGTGTATAATTATTCGAAGCAAAATGGTTTGACAATGCGTCAGGCTGCGATGGATATTGCCGTAAGCAGAGTGGTTGAAGCGACCTGTGCAATGGGAGTATTACCATAAGTTGATATAGTCGAATAAAATGGAGCAAAACATATAAAAAAGTTAGGTGGTATAATGAAGAAAATTGGTATAGGCTTTGTGGGTGCCGGATGGATGGGTTCTGTTCAAATGCAAAGAATTTGCGAAAGAGATGACGCAGAGATCGTCGCTTTGTTGGAAGTTAATAAAGAACGCGGTAAAGAGGTTTTGAATAAATTGGGTCTGTCAGAAGATTTGCTCGTTGATGATTATGAAGAAATCATAAACAATTCTGAAATTGGCGCCGTCTGGCTTGTTAGCCCCAACAGTTTTCATGGTCCACAATCCATCAAAGCAATGGAAGCAGGCAAACATGTTTTCTGTGAAAAACCTTGTGCCATCAAATTTAGCGATTTTTGTCGCCAGATTGAGACCGAAAGGACGAACCCAGGCTTGATCACCTTTGTTGATTATCTTATGAATTTTGACACAATGGAAGAGCAGCTTCGCAAAATGGTCGCATCTGGGCAGTTTGGACAAATCACCCAAATACAGGTTAATTACCGCCACCCAGTCAATATTGCCGGTGACAAGATATGGAAATTAAACAGAGAAATTATGGGCGATTCGATTGGCATGGGAATTATTCACTCGATATCGGCCATGATTAATGCCATGACATCTCAGGCCAAACCTGTTGCTATTTATGCAACAAGTATGCCTGCTAAGGTGCGAGGCTTTGAGGTCGATCCGATTTGGAACATCATGGTACATTTCAACAATGGCGCTACAGGTTTTTGTTTTGGTAACATAGATAATGGTAACGGCTACGATGCTTTTCATAATCTTTATGGTACTGAAGGTGCTTTTGTCTTTGATTCGCAGCAGGACCGGCCACAGAAGGTTCGTTACTGGTCACAAAAGACAACACAAGGTAAGTGGGTGTTTCCGCTTAATCTTCAACAGTGCAGAACAGCAGGACTTGAGCAGTGTGCATGGCCCGAAAACACTACTACACCCGACAGCGGTAATGTTGTTGAACACCAGACAGGCAAATGTGTAGAACATTTTATTAGATGTATTAAAGATAATACTAAATCCCCACTCAGTTTCATTAATTCACAAATTATAGCCGAAACCGGCTGGGCAGCACAGATGAGCGCTGGATTAAACAAGAAAATCACACTGCCGCTTGATTGGGCCGAAGCTAAAAAGTTTTTCAAAGAATAACCTATGAGAATTATCAAAGTTAATTGCAATTTTGAAAGAGAACCATTAAAAGCTCCCTTTGGCTTCAAAGGTGGCTATTTATCTGAATTGTGGCAAACAACGGTATATATGCAGTCCGAATCCGGCAAAGAGGCCGTTGGTTACGGTACTCAAAGTACGCTATGGTCCGATGCCAGTGTTTTTGTATCGAACAGTGAATCATCTGGCAATAATATGATGTTTTTAATGACATCTTATGCTCTTGAAAGAGCCAAAGAAATAAATTGGTATACACCTTTTGAATTGCTTGATAAAGTGTTACCTGATGTTTATAGCTATGGCAAAAGGGTAACGAATAATTCCCGTCTTAGACTTACATTTGCTCTTAATGCTCTTGTAGCAGTTGATAATGCAGCATGGATACTTTATTGCAGAGAAAATAATATTGCCGGTTTTGATGAAATGATACCTGTCGATATAAAACCAGCTCTTAATTGCAGGCATAACAAATTGGCTAATGTTCCTTTAATGAGCTACAATGTGCCATTGTATAAAATTGTCGAAGCAGTAAAGCAGGGATATTTCTTTTTGAAGATTAAGATAGGTTCAGACCCGGACAAAGATGGCGATCTTGATAAAATGCTCCAATGGGACAAAAACAGGTTAAAAGAAATTCATGAAGCAGTAAAAAATATAGAAACACCGTACACAAACAATGGCCATGTTCCATATTATTTTGATGCTAATGGCAGGTATGACAGCAAAGACAGATTAATGCGATTTCTTGATTATGCAAAAGAAATAGGAGCACTTGACAGTATAATTCTTATGGAAGAACCATTTCCAGAAGAGTTCCAGGAAGATGTCTCTGATGTTCCGGCGAGGTTGGCAGCAGATGAAAGCGCTCATTCAGATAAAGACGCCTTGGCGAGAATACAACAGGGTTACACGGCAATAGCCTTGAAACCGATTGCCAAGACGATGAGCATGAGTTTGCGAATTGCAAAACTCGCTTATGAAAAAGGCATTCCATGTTT
The window above is part of the Planctomycetaceae bacterium genome. Proteins encoded here:
- a CDS encoding Glu/Leu/Phe/Val dehydrogenase encodes the protein MATKKETYGILKTARLNLEQTAKRLNLEDGMLNRLLEPKEKIELTLNPTLSGNKYIQVKAFIVRHRDALGPAKGGIRMARSVTMDDVQGLSMEMTWKTSLIGVPFGGGKSGICFDPSNVTAEDKETIIRSFTRGAMRHIGPEVYVPAPDMGTNEKDMGHIRDCLAYSAGKSITSGCYVTGKPVILGGILGRKEATGRGVAYTTVAACEKLGFDIKKMRIAVQGFGNVGSIAALILSEFGVKIVAVSDVTGGLYDEQGIDIKHLFEYVKKNGQIYGYPSAKECTNEDVLTCDCDILVPAATQSVITSDIAEKVKAKIIAEGANSPTVPDADEVLDKKKVFIIPDILCNSGGVFVSYLEYTQETQREQMTLEAVNGRLNDRIVSKFNEVYNYSKQNGLTMRQAAMDIAVSRVVEATCAMGVLP
- a CDS encoding Gfo/Idh/MocA family oxidoreductase, giving the protein MKKIGIGFVGAGWMGSVQMQRICERDDAEIVALLEVNKERGKEVLNKLGLSEDLLVDDYEEIINNSEIGAVWLVSPNSFHGPQSIKAMEAGKHVFCEKPCAIKFSDFCRQIETERTNPGLITFVDYLMNFDTMEEQLRKMVASGQFGQITQIQVNYRHPVNIAGDKIWKLNREIMGDSIGMGIIHSISAMINAMTSQAKPVAIYATSMPAKVRGFEVDPIWNIMVHFNNGATGFCFGNIDNGNGYDAFHNLYGTEGAFVFDSQQDRPQKVRYWSQKTTQGKWVFPLNLQQCRTAGLEQCAWPENTTTPDSGNVVEHQTGKCVEHFIRCIKDNTKSPLSFINSQIIAETGWAAQMSAGLNKKITLPLDWAEAKKFFKE